Proteins from one Lachnospiraceae bacterium KGMB03038 genomic window:
- a CDS encoding conjugal transfer protein, which translates to MKWKKKEKETKPNKVKKVRTMKVGTHKKSVIALWLVLIASVSFGVYKNFTAIDMHTVHEKEIIEQRIVDTNKIENFVKDFAKAYYTWSNTKEAIDARTAAISGYLTESLQDLNVDTVRSDIPTSSAVGEVKIWNIGQTGEDEYTVLYSVNQTVTEGEQVTESTAAYTVTVHADSNGDMVIIKNPTISSLPGKSGYTPKAQEADGSVDAATTTEVTEFLETFFKLYPTATDKELAYYVSGNALEPVGGNYLFSELINPVFGMDGDNVKVSVSVAYLDQTTKATQVSQFDLTLAKADGNWKIIC; encoded by the coding sequence ATGAAATGGAAGAAAAAAGAAAAAGAGACTAAACCTAATAAGGTGAAAAAAGTGCGTACTATGAAAGTCGGCACGCACAAGAAATCCGTGATTGCCCTGTGGCTGGTGCTGATTGCAAGTGTCAGCTTCGGGGTATATAAGAATTTCACGGCGATAGATATGCACACCGTCCATGAAAAGGAAATCATAGAACAGCGTATCGTGGACACCAATAAAATAGAAAATTTCGTCAAGGACTTTGCAAAAGCCTATTATACATGGAGCAATACCAAAGAAGCGATTGACGCACGGACAGCCGCCATCAGCGGCTACCTCACAGAGAGCTTGCAGGATTTGAACGTGGACACTGTCAGAAGCGATATTCCTACCAGCTCTGCGGTGGGAGAAGTCAAGATATGGAATATCGGGCAGACCGGCGAGGACGAGTACACCGTCCTCTACTCGGTAAATCAGACGGTGACGGAGGGCGAACAGGTGACAGAAAGCACCGCCGCTTATACGGTAACTGTCCATGCGGACAGCAACGGAGATATGGTTATCATCAAAAACCCGACTATCAGCAGCCTGCCGGGGAAATCCGGCTATACGCCAAAAGCACAGGAAGCGGACGGCTCGGTAGACGCTGCCACCACAACGGAAGTGACAGAGTTTTTGGAAACTTTCTTCAAGCTGTATCCCACCGCCACAGATAAAGAGCTTGCCTACTATGTGTCCGGCAATGCCCTTGAACCCGTGGGCGGCAATTATCTGTTCTCGGAGCTTATCAACCCGGTATTTGGTATGGACGGGGATAACGTCAAAGTATCTGTATCCGTGGCATACCTAGACCAGACTACAAAGGCGACACAGGTATCACAGTTTGATTTGACACTGGCTAAGGCTGATGGCAACTGGAAAATAATTTGCTAA
- a CDS encoding helix-turn-helix transcriptional regulator: MRKKEDRYDFKAVGQSIKEARKRQGLTREQVGAAIEIDPRYLTNIENKGAHPSLQVLYDLVSLLDVSLDEHFLSAGERRIKSTRRRAVEAGLDELTDQELIIVESVIDGIVKSKKVEEN; the protein is encoded by the coding sequence ATGCGTAAAAAAGAGGATAGATACGATTTCAAAGCAGTAGGACAGTCAATTAAAGAAGCACGCAAAAGACAGGGATTGACCCGTGAACAGGTAGGCGCAGCGATAGAGATTGACCCACGGTATTTAACAAACATTGAAAACAAAGGGGCGCATCCTAGCCTACAGGTGCTATATGACCTTGTCTCCTTGCTTGACGTATCTCTCGACGAACATTTTCTGTCAGCCGGTGAACGCCGGATTAAAAGTACCCGGCGCAGAGCTGTGGAAGCCGGACTTGACGAGCTTACCGATCAAGAGCTTATCATTGTAGAGAGCGTCATTGATGGTATCGTCAAGTCAAAGAAAGTGGAGGAAAATTAA
- a CDS encoding tyrosine-type recombinase/integrase, whose product MVAGHLRKQNGYFQMILSYKDSTGKRRTKSISTGLPVKGNQKRAEAMLLETRKNFTPEDAMTDKELPFDKSLDKWLKDHLNLKTLEAETYALYSYNVRMYLTPYFQKKTIRICDLRTTDIENYYNYERTEHHASKVVILQLHEIIKISLDYAVTLGWIEDNPADSINPATNEVSILFTDFMLEWLEMMKQCVEETTMASYTCSVKKRIVPYFLEKRYTLTEIEENPKYIQDYYQSELDKGLSANTVIHRHANIRKALQYAFQIGLIKSNPADRVERPKKNKFVASYYNKEELDTLFKVSKGDPMELAIILAAFYGLRRSEVIGLKWSAIDFERKTITIKYTVTEVNLNDGRGNVLIEKERTKSKTSRRTLPLVKPFEDLLIKMYREQKQNRRLCGDCYCTDYLDFIYVNEIGERIKPGYLTQHFPLLLKKHNLRKIRFHDLRHSCASLLYANGVSLKQIQEWLGHSDISTTSNIYTHLDYSSKVSSANAILSVFPSQTAAEIEKAVG is encoded by the coding sequence ATGGTAGCAGGACATTTACGAAAACAAAACGGATATTTCCAGATGATTTTAAGCTATAAGGACAGCACTGGAAAAAGGCGTACAAAATCAATCAGTACAGGACTTCCCGTAAAGGGAAATCAGAAGCGTGCGGAAGCTATGCTTTTGGAAACGAGAAAGAATTTCACACCAGAGGACGCTATGACGGATAAAGAACTCCCGTTTGACAAGTCCCTCGACAAATGGCTGAAAGACCATCTCAACCTTAAGACCTTAGAAGCAGAAACATATGCCCTGTACTCTTACAATGTGAGAATGTATCTCACACCGTATTTTCAAAAAAAGACAATTCGTATCTGTGATTTGAGGACTACGGACATTGAGAACTATTACAATTATGAGAGGACAGAACATCACGCTTCAAAGGTGGTAATCTTACAGCTACATGAGATTATCAAAATTTCTCTTGATTATGCGGTCACGCTTGGCTGGATCGAGGACAATCCGGCAGACAGTATCAATCCGGCGACAAACGAGGTATCTATCTTGTTTACGGATTTTATGCTGGAATGGCTGGAAATGATGAAACAGTGTGTAGAAGAAACAACAATGGCTTCTTACACATGCTCTGTGAAAAAGCGTATTGTTCCCTACTTTTTAGAGAAACGATATACTTTGACAGAGATTGAGGAAAACCCTAAATACATTCAAGACTACTATCAGTCAGAATTGGATAAGGGGCTGTCTGCTAATACTGTTATTCACCGCCATGCCAATATCAGAAAGGCTCTGCAATATGCTTTTCAGATTGGACTCATCAAATCAAACCCGGCAGACCGTGTGGAAAGACCAAAGAAGAACAAATTTGTAGCTTCCTACTATAATAAAGAAGAACTTGACACTTTGTTCAAAGTTTCTAAAGGCGACCCTATGGAACTGGCGATTATCCTCGCTGCTTTCTATGGTCTGCGCCGGAGTGAAGTAATAGGTCTGAAATGGAGTGCGATTGATTTTGAGCGTAAAACTATCACAATCAAATACACTGTAACAGAAGTCAATCTGAATGACGGGCGTGGCAATGTGCTTATTGAGAAAGAGCGGACAAAGTCAAAGACCAGCCGCCGCACGCTGCCGCTTGTTAAGCCGTTTGAAGATTTACTTATCAAGATGTATCGGGAACAGAAACAGAACCGGCGATTGTGTGGTGACTGTTATTGCACGGATTATCTGGATTTTATCTATGTTAATGAAATCGGGGAAAGAATAAAACCCGGTTATCTGACACAACATTTTCCCTTGTTGCTGAAAAAACATAATCTGCGGAAAATCCGCTTTCACGATTTGAGGCATAGCTGTGCCAGTCTTCTATATGCAAATGGCGTGAGCTTGAAGCAGATACAGGAATGGCTCGGACACAGTGACATTTCTACAACATCTAATATCTATACGCATTTAGACTACAGCAGCAAGGTTTCATCTGCCAATGCCATATTATCCGTGTTCCCGTCACAGACGGCAGCGGAAATTGAAAAGGCAGTAGGTTAG
- a CDS encoding TrmB family transcriptional regulator, whose translation MESNAFAERLTEFGLTRQEACIYQCLLTEGKTTGYEVAKQIGISRSNAYGSLASMTEKGAAYLVEEGSTRKYVPVPLEEFCRNCIRGLENSRGWLLKHKPTEKAHVEGYITIEGDANILNKAKNLLGKVEERAYISCTRNYLLLLVEELEKLTDARKKVVIVTDQPVSFKNTRVYVGGPRGREIGIITDSKYVLTGEYGEGSINTCLYSGQKNFVELYKRALANEIKLLAIQEEDKRP comes from the coding sequence ATGGAAAGCAACGCATTCGCGGAACGATTAACAGAATTCGGGCTGACCCGCCAGGAGGCATGCATCTACCAATGTCTTCTCACGGAAGGGAAGACCACAGGTTATGAAGTGGCAAAGCAGATCGGCATCTCCAGATCTAACGCCTATGGCTCTTTGGCCAGCATGACGGAGAAGGGAGCGGCTTATCTGGTGGAAGAAGGCAGCACGAGGAAATATGTTCCCGTGCCGCTGGAAGAATTCTGCCGCAACTGTATCCGCGGCCTGGAGAATTCCAGGGGGTGGCTTCTGAAGCATAAACCTACAGAGAAAGCCCATGTAGAAGGATATATTACGATCGAGGGAGACGCGAATATCCTGAACAAAGCCAAAAACCTTCTGGGAAAGGTAGAAGAGAGGGCCTACATTTCCTGTACCAGGAATTACCTTCTCCTTCTGGTGGAAGAGTTGGAAAAACTGACAGACGCCAGAAAAAAAGTGGTGATCGTAACGGACCAGCCGGTTAGTTTTAAGAATACCCGCGTATACGTGGGAGGACCCAGGGGAAGAGAAATTGGGATCATTACAGATTCCAAATATGTGCTGACGGGAGAATATGGGGAGGGAAGCATCAACACCTGCCTGTATTCCGGACAGAAGAATTTTGTAGAACTCTATAAGCGAGCTCTGGCCAATGAGATAAAACTTTTAGCAATACAGGAGGAAGACAAACGACCATGA
- a CDS encoding YtxH domain-containing protein — translation MRKRNILRYLGITLLVVFGILAFLSITGTVAHAAGLVDDTVDAANEYSKYPLENYQLDFYVDSSWDWLPWNWLDGIGKSIQYGLYAITNFVWTVSMYISNATGYVVQEAYKLDFISDTADAIGKNIQTLAGVTENGFSTQGFYVGFLLILILVVGIYVAYVGLLKRETTKAVHAVLNFLVVFLLSASFIAYAPNYIAKINDFSSDISSAALTLGTKITLPDSSSQGKDSVDLIRDSLFSIQVKQPWLLLQYDTTDVDSLGADRVESLLSTSPDTDERENIVIEEIEDRDNDNMSITKTMSRLGTVVFLFIFNIGISVFVFLLTGMMIFSQVLFIIYAMFLPVSFILSMIPTYEGMGKRAVTKLFNTIMLRAGITLIITAAFSVSTMFYSISAGYPFFMIAFLQIVTFAGIYFKMGDLMSMFSLQSNDTQQVGRRILRRPYLFLNRGARRLERRIGRTLTAGTAGGVVGAAAASGSKSDTKRAASRPNHDNGQSSGTSSGKRAASAVGATGEKQRTGDSSRKSQTAKEQNRKNPSQSGYVASTEQTTKVSGVQRDVIENRHARRHDRSDRQENRRPSIAHRRMEMEKAKQAGSAAKAAPVHERPATQPVLEKPTSPAAASKVQHSEPMKKERPAVSRENISKYPTPKEPVTKTQEIRTQVKNEPVSHAPGVKNPTSPERKNSSLSGNKEIRQTATKRSVQKNIERNTVKKTTTKKGRKQ, via the coding sequence ATGAGGAAACGAAACATCCTGCGCTATCTCGGTATCACCCTGTTGGTGGTGTTTGGTATTCTGGCGTTCCTCTCCATCACAGGAACGGTGGCTCATGCTGCCGGTCTGGTGGACGATACGGTGGACGCTGCCAATGAATACTCAAAATATCCGCTGGAAAACTATCAGCTTGACTTCTATGTAGACAGTTCGTGGGATTGGCTTCCGTGGAACTGGCTGGACGGCATTGGCAAGAGTATCCAGTATGGACTCTATGCGATTACCAACTTTGTCTGGACAGTGAGTATGTATATTTCCAACGCCACTGGCTATGTGGTGCAGGAAGCCTACAAGCTGGACTTTATTTCAGATACGGCAGACGCAATCGGGAAGAATATCCAGACTCTTGCCGGAGTGACGGAGAACGGCTTTTCCACACAGGGATTTTATGTAGGCTTCCTGCTTATCCTCATTCTGGTCGTGGGTATCTATGTAGCCTATGTGGGATTGCTAAAACGGGAAACGACAAAGGCGGTTCACGCCGTCCTTAACTTCCTTGTGGTCTTTCTCTTGTCAGCGTCCTTTATCGCCTATGCCCCTAACTACATTGCAAAAATCAATGATTTTTCCTCGGACATCAGTAGTGCGGCTCTGACGCTGGGTACAAAAATCACGCTGCCGGACTCCAGCAGTCAAGGAAAGGACAGCGTTGACCTTATCCGTGACAGCCTGTTTTCCATACAGGTAAAGCAGCCGTGGCTCTTATTGCAGTATGATACGACAGATGTAGACAGTCTCGGTGCTGATCGGGTGGAGAGCCTGCTGTCTACCAGTCCAGACACCGACGAAAGAGAGAATATCGTGATTGAGGAAATCGAGGACAGGGATAACGACAACATGAGCATTACTAAAACCATGAGCCGGTTAGGTACAGTGGTCTTTCTGTTTATATTCAATATCGGTATCTCTGTCTTTGTGTTTCTGCTTACCGGCATGATGATTTTCTCGCAAGTGCTGTTTATCATTTATGCCATGTTCCTGCCGGTGAGCTTTATCCTGTCAATGATACCGACGTATGAGGGCATGGGGAAACGGGCGGTCACAAAGCTGTTCAACACTATTATGCTGCGTGCCGGTATTACCCTTATCATCACCGCTGCCTTTAGCGTCAGCACAATGTTTTACTCTATTTCAGCCGGGTATCCGTTCTTTATGATAGCCTTTTTGCAGATTGTCACCTTTGCCGGTATCTATTTCAAGATGGGCGATTTAATGTCCATGTTCAGCCTACAGTCCAATGACACCCAACAGGTCGGCAGACGTATCCTGCGCCGCCCGTATCTGTTCCTCAACCGTGGAGCAAGGCGTTTGGAGCGTCGTATCGGCAGGACACTGACGGCTGGTACTGCCGGTGGCGTGGTAGGAGCTGCAGCGGCTTCCGGCTCTAAGTCAGATACTAAAAGAGCCGCTTCCCGTCCTAACCATGACAACGGGCAAAGTTCGGGCACTTCCTCCGGGAAACGTGCCGCTTCTGCTGTAGGTGCTACGGGAGAAAAACAGCGTACCGGTGACAGCAGTCGGAAGTCACAAACCGCAAAGGAACAGAACAGGAAAAATCCGTCTCAGTCTGGCTATGTGGCTTCCACAGAACAGACAACAAAAGTATCCGGCGTTCAGCGTGACGTTATAGAGAACCGCCATGCAAGGCGGCATGACCGGAGTGACCGGCAGGAGAACCGCCGTCCGTCTATCGCTCATAGGCGCATGGAAATGGAGAAAGCGAAACAGGCAGGATCAGCGGCAAAGGCTGCCCCTGTCCATGAGCGTCCAGCAACACAGCCAGTATTGGAAAAACCTACTTCCCCGGCGGCAGCTTCTAAGGTGCAGCACAGTGAACCTATGAAGAAAGAGCGTCCGGCGGTATCCCGTGAGAATATATCAAAATATCCTACACCCAAAGAGCCGGTGACAAAGACACAGGAAATCCGTACACAGGTGAAGAATGAGCCGGTGTCTCATGCACCGGGGGTAAAAAATCCTACTTCCCCGGAACGAAAGAACTCATCTTTGTCCGGGAATAAGGAAATCCGGCAGACTGCCACGAAACGGTCTGTCCAGAAAAATATCGAGCGTAACACCGTGAAGAAAACTACCACAAAGAAAGGGCGGAAACAATGA
- a CDS encoding sigma-70 family RNA polymerase sigma factor, which yields MKPSSFESAIRLQFDCLARKVVGTTVKDYNRELGRRAKRETPFCELSEMEINHIGAVDEYSVEFTAFDVFGNEVRIYDERLCEAIKKLAERRRNILLMSYFLEMTDAEIAAVMEMERYSVCRNRLRTLKLIKDMYEED from the coding sequence ATGAAACCATCTTCTTTCGAGAGTGCTATCAGACTTCAATTTGACTGTCTGGCTCGTAAAGTTGTAGGCACTACAGTAAAAGACTACAACAGAGAGCTTGGCAGACGTGCAAAACGTGAAACTCCGTTCTGCGAGCTGTCCGAGATGGAAATAAACCATATCGGCGCTGTAGACGAATACTCGGTTGAATTTACAGCATTTGACGTATTCGGCAATGAAGTCCGTATCTATGATGAACGCTTATGTGAAGCAATCAAAAAATTAGCAGAAAGACGGCGTAACATTCTGCTTATGTCGTACTTTCTGGAGATGACCGACGCTGAAATAGCAGCGGTCATGGAAATGGAGCGTTACTCCGTTTGCCGCAACAGACTACGCACATTGAAGCTCATTAAGGATATGTACGAGGAGGATTAA
- a CDS encoding peptidase P60: protein MRLRHLLIFGWIFTGIISLLLFLFIVTSDDEESSDAQFDYSGLNLSAEVLKHQPTVEKYARKYGIEDYLNYLLAIMQVESGGTGEDVMQSSESLGLPPNSLNTEQSIEQGCKYFASLLSSAEAKGCDINTVVQSYNYGGGFIDYVAARGKKYSFTLAESFAREKSGGVKVDYKNEISIKQNGGWRYKYGNMFYVQLVSQYLAVPHFSDATAQAIFNEALKYQGWNYVYGGSNPNTSFDCSGLIQWCYGKAGISLPRTAQAQYDAVQHIPLSQSKVGDLVFFHSTYSAGTYVTHVGIYAGNNRMYHAGDPIGYADLNSSYWQQHFICAGRVKSN from the coding sequence ATGAGGCTGCGCCATCTGCTGATATTTGGCTGGATTTTCACGGGAATTATCAGCTTGCTTTTGTTCCTTTTTATCGTCACTTCTGACGATGAGGAAAGCAGCGACGCACAGTTTGACTATTCGGGGTTGAACCTGTCAGCGGAGGTTTTGAAACATCAGCCTACTGTTGAAAAATACGCACGAAAGTACGGCATTGAGGACTATCTGAACTATCTGCTCGCCATCATGCAGGTGGAGTCCGGCGGCACAGGCGAGGACGTTATGCAGTCCAGTGAAAGTCTTGGTCTGCCGCCCAATTCCCTTAATACGGAGCAGTCTATTGAGCAGGGGTGCAAGTATTTTGCTTCCCTGCTTTCTTCAGCAGAAGCGAAAGGCTGCGATATAAATACCGTCGTCCAGAGTTACAATTATGGCGGCGGTTTTATCGACTATGTGGCTGCCCGTGGAAAGAAATACAGCTTTACACTGGCAGAGAGTTTCGCAAGGGAGAAATCCGGCGGCGTCAAGGTGGACTACAAGAATGAAATTTCCATCAAGCAGAACGGCGGCTGGCGGTATAAATACGGGAATATGTTCTATGTGCAGCTCGTCTCACAATATCTGGCTGTACCTCATTTCAGCGACGCAACCGCACAGGCAATATTCAATGAAGCCTTAAAATATCAAGGCTGGAACTATGTCTATGGCGGCAGCAATCCTAATACTTCCTTTGATTGCAGCGGTCTGATTCAGTGGTGCTATGGAAAAGCCGGTATCTCACTTCCGAGGACGGCACAGGCACAGTATGACGCTGTGCAGCATATCCCTCTGTCACAGTCAAAAGTCGGCGACTTGGTATTTTTCCACAGTACCTACAGTGCCGGAACGTATGTAACCCACGTCGGGATATATGCCGGAAATAACCGTATGTACCATGCCGGTGACCCAATTGGATATGCAGACCTCAATTCCTCGTACTGGCAGCAACACTTCATCTGCGCCGGACGTGTAAAATCCAACTAA
- a CDS encoding diaminopimelate decarboxylase: MKKEPFVTKTRLEEIVKEYPTPFHLYDEKGIRRNMEALRDAFAWNPGYKEYFAVKATPNPFLINILREYGCGCDCSSYTELMLSEAIGAVGEDIMFSSNDTPAEEFVYADKLGAIINLDDITHIDFLEKAIGKIPETISCRFNPGGLFKISNDIMDNPGDAKYGMTKEQLFEAFKILKQKGAKEFGIHAFLASNTVTNEYYPMLAKILFEVAVELQKETGAHIKFINLSGGIGIPYRPDQEPNDIRIIGNGVRRVYEEVLEPAGMGDVALYTELGRFMLGPYGCLVTRAIHEKHTYKEYVGVDACAVNLMRPAMYGAYHHITVMGKENLPCDHKYDITGSLCENNDKFAIDRMLPKIEKGDLLVIHDTGAHGFSMGYNYNGKLRSAEVLLREDGNTELIRRAETPADYFATFDCFEIGKKLID, from the coding sequence ATGAAAAAAGAGCCATTTGTTACCAAGACACGGTTAGAAGAAATTGTTAAAGAATACCCGACGCCGTTCCATCTCTATGATGAGAAAGGGATCCGCAGGAATATGGAAGCTCTGAGGGATGCTTTCGCGTGGAATCCGGGATATAAGGAATATTTTGCGGTAAAGGCAACGCCCAATCCGTTTTTGATCAATATTTTGCGGGAATATGGCTGCGGCTGTGACTGTTCTTCCTATACAGAGCTTATGCTTTCTGAAGCGATCGGGGCGGTAGGGGAAGACATCATGTTTTCCTCCAATGATACGCCGGCGGAAGAATTTGTCTATGCGGATAAACTGGGCGCGATCATTAACCTGGATGATATCACCCATATTGACTTCCTGGAGAAAGCTATAGGAAAGATCCCGGAGACTATCAGCTGTCGATTCAATCCGGGCGGTCTTTTTAAGATCAGCAATGACATTATGGACAATCCGGGAGACGCCAAATACGGAATGACGAAAGAGCAGCTTTTTGAAGCCTTCAAGATCTTGAAGCAGAAAGGGGCCAAAGAGTTTGGCATACACGCGTTCCTGGCCAGCAACACAGTGACCAATGAATACTATCCTATGCTGGCGAAGATTTTATTTGAGGTAGCGGTAGAACTCCAAAAGGAGACGGGAGCTCATATCAAATTCATCAACTTATCTGGCGGTATCGGGATTCCTTACCGGCCGGATCAGGAACCAAATGATATCCGCATTATTGGAAATGGTGTGCGCAGAGTTTATGAGGAAGTTCTGGAGCCGGCGGGAATGGGAGATGTAGCTCTCTATACGGAGCTGGGACGGTTTATGCTGGGACCATACGGCTGTCTGGTGACCAGAGCGATCCATGAAAAGCATACATACAAGGAGTATGTGGGTGTGGACGCGTGCGCGGTAAACTTGATGCGTCCGGCTATGTATGGAGCTTATCATCATATCACTGTTATGGGAAAAGAAAATCTCCCCTGCGACCACAAGTATGATATCACAGGTTCTCTTTGTGAGAATAACGATAAGTTTGCCATCGACCGAATGCTGCCAAAGATTGAAAAAGGCGATCTTTTGGTGATTCATGACACAGGGGCCCATGGATTCTCTATGGGATATAATTATAATGGGAAATTAAGATCTGCCGAAGTGCTTCTGAGGGAGGACGGGAACACGGAGCTGATCCGCAGAGCAGAGACGCCGGCAGATTATTTTGCCACCTTTGATTGCTTTGAGATTGGGAAAAAACTGATCGACTAA
- a CDS encoding helix-turn-helix domain-containing protein: MKSVKKCPLFSTICSAADGDETAIEKILNHYDAYISKASLRPFYDEHGNMYIVVDMELKGRIRAALIEAILGFEVKVK, from the coding sequence ATGAAGTCTGTAAAAAAGTGTCCGTTGTTCTCAACCATCTGCTCTGCGGCAGACGGCGACGAAACGGCGATTGAAAAGATTTTGAACCACTATGACGCTTACATATCAAAAGCAAGCCTGCGCCCGTTCTATGACGAACACGGCAACATGTATATTGTGGTCGATATGGAACTGAAAGGCAGAATAAGGGCTGCGCTGATTGAAGCAATTCTTGGTTTTGAAGTCAAAGTGAAATAA
- a CDS encoding helix-turn-helix domain-containing protein yields the protein MDKEYMTNDTYRVMFKDYPDVVTVEQMSKMLGISMKTAYILLRENKILHFRVGRTYKIPKLNILRYMEML from the coding sequence ATGGATAAAGAATATATGACAAATGATACCTACCGTGTAATGTTCAAGGATTATCCAGACGTAGTGACCGTAGAGCAAATGAGCAAAATGCTCGGTATCAGTATGAAAACAGCCTACATATTATTGAGGGAAAATAAAATCCTACATTTTAGGGTCGGAAGAACCTATAAGATACCAAAGCTCAATATCCTGCGGTACATGGAAATGCTGTAG